A region of Oceanicoccus sp. KOV_DT_Chl DNA encodes the following proteins:
- a CDS encoding iron ABC transporter permease, with the protein MGATLGLAGAALQGLLRNPLAGPGLVGVSNCAALGAVIALYFGWSSVLWFAIPLAGMIGAAISVVLVFLLAGQKSSITTLILAGVAVNAVASSLISLALNFAPNPYAMSEIVFWLLGSLANRSMADFLLACPLMIIGWLLILSSRRFLDALSLGEETAQSLGFNLAQQKTIIVIGVAFCVGAAVSVSGNIGFVGLLVPHLLRPLVGYEPGRLLTASLLGGAIMVLIADIAVQLISPDQELKLGVITALVGGPFFLYLIIKTRNTLV; encoded by the coding sequence GTGGGCGCAACACTGGGACTTGCTGGCGCGGCCTTACAAGGACTGCTTCGCAATCCTTTGGCTGGACCTGGTTTAGTCGGTGTATCAAACTGCGCCGCGCTGGGCGCTGTTATCGCGCTTTATTTTGGCTGGAGTAGCGTGCTCTGGTTCGCCATACCGTTGGCAGGGATGATCGGTGCCGCCATATCGGTAGTCTTAGTATTTTTATTAGCGGGTCAAAAAAGCAGTATCACTACGCTAATACTTGCAGGGGTAGCCGTCAATGCAGTCGCCTCATCGTTAATCTCTCTAGCTTTGAATTTTGCACCGAACCCTTACGCCATGTCTGAAATTGTATTTTGGCTTCTCGGCTCATTGGCAAATCGTAGCATGGCTGACTTTTTACTTGCCTGCCCATTAATGATTATTGGTTGGCTGTTAATTTTAAGCAGTCGACGGTTTTTGGATGCACTGAGCCTTGGCGAAGAAACTGCACAATCACTAGGCTTTAATTTAGCGCAACAGAAAACTATTATCGTAATTGGTGTCGCTTTCTGTGTCGGCGCAGCAGTCTCGGTAAGCGGCAATATTGGTTTTGTCGGTTTACTAGTACCCCACTTGCTTAGGCCATTAGTTGGCTATGAACCGGGGCGCTTATTAACAGCGAGTTTATTGGGTGGCGCAATCATGGTGCTAATTGCAGATATTGCAGTGCAACTTATTTCCCCTGATCAGGAATTGAAACTGGGTGTTATCACCGCCTTAGTCGGAGGCCCATTTTTCCTATATTTGATTATCAAAACCCGCAACACTCTGGTATAG
- the cobO gene encoding cob(I)yrinic acid a,c-diamide adenosyltransferase, whose product MTDSDTSDRKSAKHKAAMEKQKNKVDDNIARADEERGVMILLTGDGKGKSSSAFGMVMRSIGYGHKVGVVQFIKGVQLSGEEIFIRDKHPEVDFYQMGTGFTWNTQDRSGDIAAAETTWKEAQRMLQDESLRLVVLDELTYMLAYKYLDEEMILDAIRNRPVEQSVIVTGRGGGSAIRDLADTVSEIKDVKHAFRAGVKARAGVDL is encoded by the coding sequence ATGACAGACTCTGATACTAGCGACCGTAAATCAGCCAAACACAAAGCTGCAATGGAGAAACAAAAAAACAAAGTCGATGACAATATTGCCAGGGCCGATGAAGAACGCGGTGTCATGATATTGCTCACCGGTGATGGCAAAGGTAAATCCAGCTCTGCTTTCGGTATGGTTATGCGTAGCATTGGTTATGGCCACAAAGTCGGCGTGGTCCAATTTATAAAGGGCGTGCAGCTATCTGGTGAAGAAATATTTATTCGGGATAAACACCCTGAAGTTGATTTTTATCAAATGGGTACCGGCTTCACCTGGAACACCCAAGATAGAAGTGGTGATATTGCTGCCGCAGAAACAACCTGGAAAGAAGCTCAGCGTATGTTGCAAGATGAATCACTGCGGTTAGTGGTGCTGGACGAGCTGACCTATATGCTGGCGTATAAATATCTTGATGAGGAAATGATTCTGGATGCCATTCGCAATCGTCCTGTGGAGCAGAGTGTGATTGTTACCGGTCGGGGCGGCGGTTCTGCAATTCGAGATTTGGCTGATACTGTTTCTGAAATAAAAGATGTAAAACACGCCTTTCGTGCAGGCGTAAAAGCGCGAGCAGGTGTTGATCTGTGA
- a CDS encoding ABC transporter substrate-binding protein, with protein MRTGFSLSFLLLSLLIQPTSFANETSKPQRIISLTLCTDQVLLQLVDKNRIAAVTYLSIDPVYSDQWQQAQGVKTHDGLAETLVPLQPDLIIGSKFTSGSTVQIMEQLGYQMTLLDAPTTLAEAEQYTREIGIAVGESERAEKLIQSMRADITKAKNLVKDRPQQLAISYGPNGFTAGTHTMKNTIITTAGYRNLASELGIDYFGNISLEQLIWSSPDVVLIDEEIPNQNSLAQNFTHHPVLKQFLANRDLPRIPTSHWICPGPLAGKAILALAEQRQ; from the coding sequence GTGAGAACAGGGTTTTCCCTATCATTCCTTCTGCTGAGTTTATTAATTCAGCCGACAAGCTTTGCCAATGAAACCAGCAAGCCACAGCGGATCATCTCGCTAACACTGTGTACCGATCAAGTGTTACTGCAATTAGTAGACAAAAACCGTATTGCTGCTGTTACCTATTTAAGTATTGATCCTGTCTATTCTGATCAATGGCAACAAGCACAAGGCGTAAAAACTCACGATGGTTTAGCTGAAACACTGGTACCGCTGCAGCCGGACCTGATCATCGGTTCCAAATTCACCAGTGGCAGCACCGTACAAATAATGGAGCAGTTAGGTTATCAAATGACCTTACTGGATGCCCCGACTACCCTAGCAGAAGCCGAACAATATACCCGTGAAATTGGCATCGCTGTTGGCGAATCAGAACGAGCAGAAAAACTTATACAATCCATGCGAGCCGATATCACCAAGGCTAAAAATTTAGTCAAAGATAGACCTCAGCAACTGGCTATTAGTTATGGTCCTAACGGTTTTACTGCGGGAACACACACGATGAAAAACACTATTATCACCACTGCCGGCTATCGAAATCTGGCTAGCGAGTTAGGGATCGATTACTTCGGCAATATTTCATTGGAGCAACTCATATGGTCTAGCCCGGATGTTGTGTTAATCGATGAAGAGATTCCCAACCAAAATTCATTAGCACAAAATTTCACCCATCACCCGGTATTAAAACAGTTTTTGGCCAACCGTGATTTGCCGCGCATTCCAACCAGCCACTGGATCTGCCCGGGACCGCTAGCAGGCAAAGCCATTTTGGCACTGGCGGAACAGCGACAATGA
- a CDS encoding TonB-dependent receptor, translating into MKSSAIKGFVLLTAASHLYAASNTIEQLTVKGTRSEQPSIELPASIKIISSEEITISGANTIADVLRSQPGIQVSDVIGAGNRGVTISMRGMTSNAANNVLILVDGRKLNNASLASPDLSSVSLNNVERIEIIEGSAGALYGDQSTGGVINIISKRPAKEQQIQLEASSGSNDREEFSGSISQGFDNGLSYRVAAKNSNSDNYRDHNESKYDNYFGLLTYKTDNLSVFIEGQNIYDKMNLAGALDLAQVREDRKQAASPGFDDRKSDIFRTGGQYQINQSWSIAGEYTYRDTDAITSYSVFSERLTSINPRLLGEIASANGTTLITLGVDSSESTYLSAGSYGKSNEQDIFDVYGQIIYPITTKIKVTAAYRNSELDDSNKTTSESHSDDQSAGQLGVSYQANKALRLFARLDQSFRWPNADENGLVLTGIEFLKPQTSNSFEIGFDLDRNDLRLSTVIYDLDIDDELFYNPSLYANMNLESSNRRGITIDGNYYLSDRLTLSANFSYIDAELSAGLFSGNDVPFVADTLAGFAVSYQFSSNLSLFIDGKYTGERYPIGDEANSTDKLGGYTVYNANIRWAQDDWYTNLRANNLSGKDYNGYTGTYDAGGPVFYVYPAATAEFEITIGYTF; encoded by the coding sequence ATGAAATCAAGCGCTATTAAAGGCTTTGTCCTACTAACTGCTGCGAGTCACTTATACGCGGCAAGCAACACCATAGAACAACTGACGGTAAAAGGCACTCGCTCAGAGCAACCTAGCATTGAATTGCCCGCCAGTATCAAAATCATCAGCAGCGAAGAAATTACCATCAGCGGTGCAAATACAATAGCCGACGTGCTAAGAAGTCAGCCCGGCATTCAGGTTTCTGATGTCATTGGCGCCGGCAATCGCGGGGTAACTATAAGCATGCGCGGCATGACATCCAATGCTGCTAACAACGTATTAATATTGGTCGATGGCCGCAAACTTAATAATGCCTCGCTAGCTTCGCCGGACTTATCCAGCGTCTCGTTAAATAATGTCGAACGAATAGAAATTATTGAAGGCAGTGCCGGGGCGCTATACGGTGATCAGTCAACTGGCGGCGTCATTAATATTATTTCCAAGCGCCCTGCTAAAGAACAACAAATACAACTCGAAGCCAGTAGCGGCAGCAATGACCGGGAAGAATTTTCTGGCAGTATCAGCCAGGGGTTCGACAATGGTTTAAGTTATCGAGTTGCCGCTAAAAATAGTAATAGCGACAATTATCGCGACCACAATGAATCAAAGTATGATAATTATTTTGGCTTGTTAACATATAAAACCGACAACTTAAGCGTTTTTATTGAAGGCCAAAATATTTATGACAAGATGAATTTAGCTGGCGCACTTGACCTCGCGCAAGTACGGGAGGATAGAAAACAAGCCGCTTCGCCAGGCTTTGACGACCGTAAAAGTGATATTTTTCGCACCGGCGGGCAATACCAAATCAATCAATCATGGAGCATTGCTGGCGAATACACCTATCGGGACACCGATGCTATTACCAGTTATAGCGTATTCAGTGAGCGCTTAACCTCTATCAATCCACGCTTATTGGGTGAAATCGCTAGCGCCAACGGCACCACTCTTATTACTCTTGGTGTAGACAGCAGCGAGTCAACTTATCTATCAGCAGGCTCATATGGTAAAAGTAACGAACAGGATATTTTCGATGTCTATGGGCAGATTATTTATCCTATTACTACAAAAATTAAAGTTACTGCAGCCTATCGCAATAGTGAACTCGACGACAGCAACAAAACAACCTCGGAAAGTCATAGCGACGATCAAAGTGCCGGTCAGCTTGGTGTTAGTTATCAAGCTAACAAAGCCCTGCGCTTATTTGCGCGCCTGGATCAAAGCTTTCGGTGGCCTAATGCAGACGAAAACGGATTGGTGTTAACTGGAATTGAATTTCTAAAACCACAAACCAGCAACTCTTTTGAAATCGGCTTTGACCTTGACCGCAACGACCTTCGACTATCCACTGTGATTTACGATTTAGATATTGATGATGAGCTGTTTTACAATCCCAGCTTATACGCCAATATGAATCTTGAAAGCTCCAACCGCCGCGGCATTACCATTGATGGCAATTATTACCTCAGCGATCGATTAACGCTATCTGCTAACTTTAGCTATATCGATGCCGAATTATCTGCAGGCTTATTTTCCGGCAATGACGTTCCTTTTGTCGCCGATACGCTGGCAGGATTCGCTGTTAGCTATCAGTTCAGTAGCAATCTATCGCTATTCATCGATGGCAAATATACCGGGGAACGCTACCCGATTGGAGATGAAGCCAATAGCACTGACAAATTAGGAGGCTATACCGTTTACAATGCCAATATTCGCTGGGCACAGGATGATTGGTATACCAATCTTCGCGCCAACAACCTAAGTGGTAAAGACTATAATGGCTACACTGGTACCTATGACGCCGGCGGTCCGGTATTTTATGTTTACCCTGCGGCCACAGCGGAATTCGAAATCACTATTGGCTATACTTTTTAA